In the genome of Pseudomonas protegens, one region contains:
- a CDS encoding OprD family porin, which translates to MKPITPPQHLVPSLLALALTSLALPAMAEESGFFEDAQANLNLRNFYINRNFTNPTKAQGKAEEWTQSFILDAKSGFTQGTVGFGMDVLGLYSVKLDGGKGTGGTQLLPLDHDGRPADNFGRLGVAFKARLSQTEVKVGEWMPVLPILRSDDGRSLPQTFRGGQITSKEIAGLTLYGGQFRGNSPRDDSSMSDMTMFGKAAFTSDRFNFQGAEYAFNDKRTQVALWNAQLKDIYRQQFVNLIHTQPLGDWTLGANLGFFYGQEDGSARAGDLENRTWSGLFSAKYGGNTFYVGLQKLTGPSAWMRVNGTSGGTLANDSFNASYDNAQEKSWQLRHDYNFAALGVPGLTLMNRYISGSNVHTATVSDGKEWGRESELGYTVQSGTLKNLNLKWRNSTMRRDFSNNEFDENRLIVSYPLSLL; encoded by the coding sequence ATGAAGCCAATCACCCCGCCACAACACCTTGTGCCCAGCCTTCTGGCCCTGGCGTTGACCAGCCTCGCCCTGCCGGCAATGGCCGAAGAATCGGGCTTTTTCGAAGACGCCCAGGCCAACCTCAACCTGCGCAACTTCTACATCAACCGCAACTTCACCAACCCGACCAAGGCCCAGGGCAAGGCCGAAGAGTGGACCCAGAGCTTCATCCTCGACGCCAAGTCCGGCTTCACCCAGGGCACCGTGGGCTTTGGCATGGACGTCTTGGGCCTGTACTCGGTGAAGCTCGACGGTGGCAAGGGCACCGGTGGCACCCAGTTGCTGCCCCTGGACCACGACGGCCGCCCGGCGGACAACTTCGGGCGCCTGGGAGTGGCCTTCAAGGCCCGGTTGTCGCAGACCGAGGTCAAGGTCGGTGAGTGGATGCCGGTGCTGCCGATCCTGCGCTCCGATGACGGTCGCTCGCTGCCGCAAACCTTCCGCGGCGGCCAGATCACCTCGAAGGAAATCGCCGGCCTGACCCTCTATGGCGGCCAGTTCCGTGGCAACAGCCCGCGCGACGACAGCAGCATGAGCGACATGACGATGTTCGGCAAAGCGGCCTTCACTTCGGACCGCTTCAACTTCCAGGGCGCCGAGTACGCCTTCAACGACAAGCGCACCCAGGTCGCACTGTGGAATGCCCAGCTCAAGGACATCTACCGCCAGCAGTTCGTCAACCTGATCCATACCCAGCCGCTGGGCGACTGGACCCTGGGCGCCAACCTGGGCTTCTTCTACGGCCAGGAAGACGGCAGCGCCCGCGCCGGCGATCTGGAAAACCGCACCTGGTCCGGCCTGTTCTCGGCCAAGTACGGCGGCAACACCTTCTATGTCGGCCTGCAGAAACTCACTGGCCCCAGCGCCTGGATGCGGGTCAACGGCACCAGCGGCGGCACCCTGGCCAACGACAGCTTCAACGCCAGCTACGACAACGCCCAGGAAAAATCCTGGCAACTGCGCCATGACTACAACTTCGCCGCCCTCGGCGTGCCTGGATTGACCCTGATGAACCGCTACATCAGCGGCAGCAACGTGCACACCGCCACGGTCAGCGACGGCAAGGAATGGGGCCGGGAAAGCGAGCTGGGCTACACGGTGCAGAGCGGCACGTTGAAGAACCTCAACCTGAAATGGCGCAACTCCACCATGCGCCGGGATTTCAGCAACAACGAGTTCGACGAAAACCGCCTGATCGTCAGCTATCCGTTGAGCCTGCTGTAA
- the pcaC gene encoding 4-carboxymuconolactone decarboxylase yields MDEKQRYDEGMQVRRAVLGDAHVDRSLNALNEFNSEFQEMITRHAWGDIWTRPGLPRHTRSLITIAMLIGMNRNEELKLHLRAAANNGVSRGEIKEVIMQSAIYCGIPAANATFHLAESVWDELGTESRL; encoded by the coding sequence GTGGACGAGAAACAACGTTATGACGAAGGCATGCAGGTGCGCCGCGCGGTGTTGGGCGATGCCCATGTCGACCGCAGCCTTAATGCCCTGAACGAGTTCAACTCGGAATTCCAGGAAATGATCACCCGCCACGCCTGGGGTGATATCTGGACCCGTCCGGGCCTGCCGCGGCACACCCGCAGCCTGATCACCATCGCCATGCTGATCGGCATGAACCGCAACGAAGAACTCAAGCTGCACCTGCGGGCCGCCGCCAACAACGGCGTGAGCCGTGGCGAGATCAAGGAAGTGATCATGCAGAGCGCGATCTACTGCGGCATCCCGGCGGCCAATGCGACCTTCCACCTGGCCGAATCGGTGTGGGACGAACTGGGCACCGAGTCGCGCCTGTAA
- the pcaD gene encoding 3-oxoadipate enol-lactonase has protein sequence MGFVKLAEGDLHYQLEGPEGAPVLVLSNSLGTDLHMWDKQMAAFTRHFRVLRMDTRGHGRSLVSEGPYSIEQLGRDVLALLDALDIQRAHFCGLSMGGLIGQWLGINAGERLHKLVVCNTAAKIGEPSVWNPRIETVLRDGPAAMVALRDASIARWFTADFAEAHPDQAKLITDMLAATSPQGYAANCAAVRDADFREQLGAIKVPTLVIAGSDDAVTPPSGSHFIQQHVAGAEYAEFYAAHLSNVQAGDAFSARVVEFLLA, from the coding sequence GTGGGATTCGTGAAACTCGCCGAGGGCGATCTGCACTATCAACTCGAAGGACCAGAGGGCGCGCCGGTACTGGTGCTGTCCAACTCCCTGGGCACCGATCTGCACATGTGGGACAAGCAGATGGCGGCCTTTACCCGGCACTTCCGGGTGCTGCGCATGGACACCCGCGGCCATGGCCGTTCGCTGGTGAGCGAGGGTCCCTACAGCATCGAGCAACTGGGCCGGGATGTACTGGCGTTGCTCGATGCCCTGGATATCCAGCGTGCGCATTTCTGCGGCCTGTCCATGGGCGGCCTGATCGGCCAGTGGCTGGGGATCAATGCCGGCGAGCGTTTGCACAAGCTGGTGGTGTGCAATACCGCCGCCAAGATCGGCGAGCCCTCGGTGTGGAACCCGCGGATCGAAACCGTGCTGCGGGACGGCCCGGCGGCCATGGTGGCACTGCGTGATGCCTCCATCGCCCGCTGGTTCACCGCCGACTTTGCCGAGGCCCATCCCGACCAGGCCAAGCTGATCACTGACATGCTCGCCGCCACGTCGCCGCAAGGCTATGCCGCCAACTGTGCGGCGGTGCGCGATGCGGATTTCCGCGAGCAGCTGGGCGCGATCAAGGTGCCGACCCTGGTGATTGCCGGCAGTGACGACGCCGTGACACCGCCTTCCGGCAGTCACTTCATCCAGCAGCACGTGGCCGGCGCCGAGTACGCCGAGTTCTATGCCGCGCACCTGTCCAACGTCCAGGCCGGCGACGCGTTCAGCGCCCGGGTCGTGGAATTCCTGCTGGCCTGA
- a CDS encoding 3-carboxy-cis,cis-muconate cycloisomerase — translation MTLTASNQLFDAYFTAREMRGVFCDQGRVQAMLDFEAALARAEARIGLIPQRAVAPIEAACQAQFYDFQALGEAIATAGNSAIPLVKALGKQIAQGDAEAERYVHLGATSQDVMDSGLVLQLRRAMQLLEQDLHRLGDLLAAQAQRYADTPLAGRTWLQHATPVTLGMKIAGWLGAVTRSRERLQQLKPRLLVLQFGGASGTLAALGEQALPIARALAEELQLRLPEQPWHTQRDRLVEFASVLGLLAGSLGKLGRDISLLMQTEAAEVFEPSAPGKGGSSTMPHKRNPVGAAVLISAATRVPGLLATMFAAMPQEHERSLGLWHAEWETLPEICCLVSGALQQALLVAEGLQVDSARMARNLDLTQGLVLAEAVSIELAQRLGRETAHHLLEQCCKRAVAEQRHLREVLADDARVSAELSAPELDRLMDPAHYLGQAQAWVERAVAEHFALKA, via the coding sequence ATGACCCTGACTGCGAGCAACCAGTTGTTCGATGCCTACTTTACTGCCCGGGAAATGCGCGGCGTGTTCTGCGACCAGGGGCGGGTCCAGGCCATGCTCGACTTCGAGGCGGCCCTGGCGCGGGCCGAGGCGCGGATCGGGCTGATTCCGCAGCGCGCCGTGGCGCCTATCGAGGCGGCCTGCCAGGCGCAATTCTATGATTTCCAGGCCCTGGGCGAGGCGATTGCCACGGCCGGCAACTCGGCGATTCCCCTGGTCAAGGCCCTGGGCAAGCAGATCGCCCAGGGCGATGCCGAGGCCGAACGCTATGTGCACCTGGGCGCCACCAGCCAGGACGTGATGGACAGCGGGCTGGTGCTGCAACTGCGCCGCGCCATGCAGTTGCTGGAGCAGGATCTGCATCGCCTGGGGGACCTGTTGGCGGCCCAGGCCCAGCGCTATGCCGACACACCCCTGGCCGGCCGGACCTGGCTGCAACATGCCACGCCGGTGACCCTGGGGATGAAGATCGCCGGTTGGCTGGGGGCCGTGACCCGCAGCCGCGAACGCCTGCAACAACTCAAGCCGCGCCTGCTGGTGCTGCAGTTTGGCGGAGCTTCCGGAACCCTGGCGGCCCTGGGCGAGCAGGCCCTGCCGATTGCCCGGGCCCTGGCCGAGGAGCTGCAGCTCCGCCTGCCGGAGCAGCCCTGGCACACCCAGCGCGACCGCCTGGTGGAGTTCGCTTCGGTGCTGGGCCTGCTGGCCGGCAGCCTGGGCAAGCTGGGGCGCGATATCAGCCTGCTGATGCAGACCGAGGCGGCGGAAGTCTTCGAGCCTTCGGCACCGGGCAAGGGCGGTTCGTCCACCATGCCGCACAAGCGCAACCCGGTGGGCGCGGCGGTACTGATCAGCGCCGCGACCCGGGTTCCGGGCCTCTTGGCGACGATGTTCGCCGCCATGCCCCAGGAGCACGAGCGCAGCCTCGGCCTGTGGCACGCCGAATGGGAAACCCTGCCGGAGATCTGCTGCCTGGTGTCCGGGGCGCTGCAACAAGCCTTGCTGGTGGCCGAAGGGCTGCAGGTCGACAGCGCCCGCATGGCGCGCAACCTCGACCTGACCCAGGGCCTGGTCCTGGCGGAAGCGGTGAGCATTGAACTGGCCCAGCGCCTGGGCCGGGAAACCGCCCATCACCTGTTGGAACAATGCTGCAAGCGCGCAGTGGCCGAACAACGCCATCTGCGCGAGGTATTGGCGGACGATGCCCGGGTCAGCGCCGAGCTGTCGGCGCCAGAGCTGGATCGTCTGATGGACCCGGCGCATTACCTCGGTCAGGCCCAGGCCTGGGTCGAGCGCGCCGTGGCTGAACATTTTGCCTTGAAGGCCTGA